From Natronincola ferrireducens, the proteins below share one genomic window:
- a CDS encoding ROK family protein, with product MILCTFDIGGTTIKYGIVTQLGEVIIKSQMDTEARYGGGAIINKIIEKTKELKNHYDIDGIAISSAGQIDNKEGKVIFATNTIPNYTGTPIKEILEQQLGLPVTVENDVNCTALGEYWQGAGKNAEEFIALTLGTGIGGAIVIDGKIYSGAYFSAGEFGHMNLYPDGLRCPCGNKGCYEMYASSKALANKIKKVYGEEVDTFDVFRLAKEGNISANEMIDGWVQDMALGLQSIVHIFNPGLIIIGGGISEQGNFLLEKIQWQLKKIIMPPFKEKLSIKMAVKGNEANLLGAAYYFINQMN from the coding sequence ATGATATTATGTACATTTGACATAGGAGGAACGACAATTAAGTATGGGATAGTTACTCAACTAGGGGAAGTTATTATAAAATCTCAGATGGATACAGAGGCCCGATATGGTGGGGGAGCTATTATCAATAAAATAATAGAGAAAACCAAGGAGTTAAAAAATCACTATGATATAGATGGTATTGCCATTAGTTCCGCTGGACAAATAGATAACAAAGAGGGAAAGGTGATTTTTGCAACTAATACAATACCCAACTATACAGGGACACCTATTAAAGAAATATTAGAACAGCAATTAGGATTACCAGTTACTGTTGAAAACGACGTAAACTGTACAGCCTTAGGGGAATATTGGCAGGGAGCTGGGAAAAATGCAGAAGAATTTATAGCACTAACCTTAGGAACAGGAATTGGGGGAGCTATTGTAATAGATGGAAAAATATATAGTGGTGCTTATTTTTCAGCAGGAGAGTTTGGCCACATGAATCTCTATCCCGATGGCCTCAGATGTCCCTGTGGCAATAAAGGATGTTATGAAATGTACGCTTCTAGTAAAGCACTAGCAAATAAAATCAAAAAGGTATATGGGGAAGAAGTGGACACTTTTGATGTTTTCCGATTAGCTAAGGAGGGCAATATAAGTGCCAACGAAATGATCGATGGTTGGGTGCAGGATATGGCATTAGGCTTGCAATCAATTGTTCATATATTTAATCCAGGCCTCATCATAATCGGTGGGGGAATTTCAGAACAAGGAAATTTCCTATTAGAAAAGATTCAGTGGCAGTTAAAAAAAATCATTATGCCTCCCTTTAAAGAAAAACTCTCGATAAAAATGGCTGTAAAGGGAAATGAAGCTAATTTATTGGGGGCAGCCTATTATTTCATAAATCAAATGAACTAG
- a CDS encoding MurR/RpiR family transcriptional regulator → MNTTKLSLLLEQYKIDYTKSEKKLYEYVINNFEKVMYHSLTELAEICQVGEATILRFCRKLGYEGYQDFKLAVAQDLSTVTKNSGDETYVEKIKNNMIEAIADTYNIIDLNTLEDVIDKINLSNDVVVYGIGLSGIVALDMKSRFLRIGKNISVVTDPHFQMMRSCSTNKDTVIIAISLSGSTKDIVDAVKVAKNNGAFVMAITSHIKSPLTKYSDLVLLTSGKENPLDSGSLVAKISQIFVIDLICTGVTMKNYENAKKFKAMTAEAVSNKLY, encoded by the coding sequence ATGAATACAACCAAACTTTCTTTACTTCTTGAACAATATAAAATAGATTATACTAAATCAGAAAAAAAGCTATATGAGTATGTGATAAATAATTTTGAAAAAGTAATGTATCATTCTCTGACTGAATTAGCTGAAATATGTCAAGTGGGGGAAGCTACTATACTTAGGTTTTGTAGAAAACTTGGTTATGAGGGGTATCAGGACTTTAAGTTAGCTGTGGCCCAGGATTTATCAACTGTTACCAAGAATAGTGGTGATGAAACCTATGTAGAGAAGATAAAGAACAATATGATAGAAGCAATAGCTGATACCTATAATATTATTGACTTAAACACACTGGAAGATGTCATTGATAAAATCAATTTATCAAATGATGTCGTTGTCTATGGAATAGGTCTATCTGGAATCGTAGCGCTAGATATGAAAAGTAGATTTTTACGAATAGGGAAAAATATCAGTGTAGTAACAGATCCTCATTTTCAAATGATGCGGTCCTGTTCAACCAATAAAGACACTGTAATTATTGCCATAAGCTTATCGGGAAGCACCAAGGACATAGTAGATGCGGTTAAGGTTGCCAAGAATAATGGAGCGTTTGTAATGGCTATTACCAGTCATATAAAATCTCCTTTAACAAAATACTCTGACCTAGTGCTTTTAACATCAGGAAAGGAAAATCCCCTTGATAGTGGGTCATTGGTGGCTAAAATTTCACAAATCTTTGTTATAGACTTAATATGTACTGGAGTTACCATGAAGAACTATGAAAACGCTAAAAAATTCAAGGCTATGACAGCTGAAGCTGTAAGTAATAAGCTATATTAA
- a CDS encoding GntR family transcriptional regulator: protein MIVINKELNENSIIPLYYQIKEILKENINNGVWQPDQEIPSENEMCEIFDVSRTTVRKAIQELEKENLIYKKRGKGTFVKSSKINKDLLGELSFFKEMQSLGFSASSSLIKKDILRPSEQIQKSLNLDDFKEVLVINRLRLVDDEPFAIETTYLEFEKYQDILKKDLNTLVLYEVLKSEYNVEVDKVTVYIEPIIIADFFTDYLNVPSGTPALSIKRTVLFTDGSGVFSEMIVRGDKAKFFITTK, encoded by the coding sequence GTGATAGTTATTAATAAGGAATTGAACGAGAACAGTATAATACCCTTATATTATCAAATAAAAGAGATATTAAAAGAAAACATCAATAATGGTGTATGGCAGCCAGACCAAGAAATTCCTTCTGAAAATGAGATGTGTGAAATATTTGATGTAAGCCGCACTACTGTACGAAAAGCTATTCAAGAATTAGAAAAGGAAAATCTTATTTATAAAAAAAGAGGGAAGGGCACTTTTGTAAAATCCTCAAAAATTAATAAGGACCTTTTGGGAGAACTTAGTTTTTTTAAAGAAATGCAAAGCTTAGGATTTAGTGCTAGCTCCTCATTGATTAAAAAAGATATATTAAGACCATCTGAACAGATACAAAAATCCCTGAATTTAGATGATTTTAAAGAGGTTCTAGTAATTAATAGGTTGAGATTAGTTGATGATGAGCCTTTTGCTATTGAAACAACATATCTAGAATTTGAAAAGTACCAAGATATTTTAAAAAAAGATTTAAATACATTAGTTTTATATGAAGTTTTAAAAAGTGAATATAATGTAGAGGTTGACAAAGTAACGGTTTATATCGAACCAATAATTATAGCAGATTTTTTTACTGATTATCTAAATGTTCCCTCAGGCACACCTGCACTATCAATAAAAAGAACTGTTCTTTTTACTGACGGATCGGGGGTATTTTCTGAAATGATTGTAAGAGGAGATAAAGCTAAATTTTTTATTACAACTAAGTAA
- a CDS encoding BMP family lipoprotein, whose translation MFNKKRVKFFVMLVVIGSLMFSLIGCGNQEQQPGQSSEESARVALVFTTAGRGDKNFNDMAYDGLAKAKEELGIEFHYGEPQSQGDYESQLSNFAESGEYDLIIALGFDQKDALEVVAQDFPEQNFLIIDTDMGDMPNVSAISTRWEEQTFLSGVIAGYLTQSDESLSTEENIVGVVLGVDAPFLRAGVAGFMAGAKYINPSVEILQGVVGAFNDPGTAQEIALSMYGRGADVIQHIAGASGLGVFEAASNENRYAIGVGANQNYINPDVVVATSIRNVHEIIYQEIESLINGDWTPGDKNWGIAENAVGYSVEQSNISLPQDFLEILEAIRTNIVSGELVLPNAIEDVEEWAQNNKYIQ comes from the coding sequence ATGTTTAATAAGAAGAGAGTAAAGTTTTTTGTGATGTTAGTAGTTATTGGATCATTAATGTTTAGTTTAATAGGTTGTGGCAATCAAGAACAACAACCTGGACAGTCATCAGAAGAATCAGCACGTGTGGCTTTAGTGTTTACTACTGCTGGTCGTGGAGACAAGAATTTTAACGATATGGCCTACGACGGATTAGCAAAAGCAAAGGAAGAATTAGGAATAGAATTCCACTACGGGGAACCACAATCCCAAGGGGATTATGAAAGTCAACTTAGTAATTTTGCAGAAAGTGGTGAATATGATTTAATTATAGCTCTAGGGTTTGATCAGAAGGATGCCTTAGAAGTAGTGGCACAGGATTTTCCTGAACAAAACTTTTTAATCATTGATACTGATATGGGTGATATGCCTAATGTAAGTGCAATTTCAACTCGCTGGGAGGAACAGACCTTTTTATCTGGAGTTATTGCAGGATATTTAACTCAATCAGATGAGTCTTTATCCACTGAGGAAAACATTGTAGGTGTTGTACTTGGTGTGGATGCACCATTCCTCCGTGCTGGAGTAGCAGGATTTATGGCTGGCGCTAAGTATATCAATCCATCTGTTGAGATTCTACAAGGGGTAGTAGGTGCATTTAATGACCCAGGTACTGCACAAGAAATAGCATTATCTATGTATGGTCGAGGTGCAGATGTTATCCAACATATAGCAGGTGCTTCTGGACTTGGAGTTTTTGAGGCAGCAAGCAATGAAAATCGCTATGCCATAGGAGTTGGAGCAAATCAAAATTACATAAATCCAGATGTAGTAGTAGCCACTTCAATAAGAAATGTACATGAAATTATATATCAAGAAATAGAAAGTCTAATTAACGGAGACTGGACACCAGGAGATAAAAATTGGGGTATTGCAGAAAATGCAGTAGGGTATTCAGTAGAACAAAGTAATATTTCTTTACCACAGGATTTCTTAGAAATATTAGAAGCCATTAGAACCAATATTGTTTCAGGAGAACTAGTTTTACCAAATGCAATTGAAGATGTAGAAGAGTGGGCACAAAATAATAAATATATTCAATAA
- a CDS encoding ABC transporter ATP-binding protein, whose product MCIIEMYGISKTYPGVKALSNVDFTLKKGEIHSLLGENGAGKTTLMKILYGIEKPDKGVIKINGNEVKIKGPNDAINLGIGMVHQHFMLVPALTITENIVVGAEPHKGPFFDMDKAVKEVEGMIKRLGFSMDPRQKVEEISVGQQQRVEILKALYRGADILILDEPTAVLTPQEVDELFEMLKELRNKGKSVIIITHKLKETMVLADRISVLRDGHLIQTDIKPAETKVDELATFMVGREVELGVKRRAEKVGDIAFEVKNLTIKDQNIYKLKDINLSIHSGEILGIAGIEGNGQTELIEALTGLCEVDSMEMFLGDKKIEGHAIDFIQQGIGHIPEDRGLRGAVHDMTIKDNLILGYHRLKKFVNKGIFKTKEINSYADKLKEEFKIKSPNCDVHLGSLSGGNQQKVIIARVFSQNPQLVIAAQPTRGVDVGAIEYIHHRLLDLRDQGKAILLISADLDEVRTLSDKIAVIYEGKIVEKRASDDFTEAELGLLMTGDTLNIHEEGKYVSN is encoded by the coding sequence ATGTGTATCATAGAAATGTATGGAATTTCTAAAACCTACCCTGGTGTAAAAGCCCTTAGCAATGTAGACTTTACCTTAAAAAAGGGAGAAATCCATTCATTATTAGGGGAAAACGGTGCTGGAAAGACAACTTTAATGAAAATTTTATATGGTATAGAGAAGCCAGATAAAGGTGTAATTAAAATCAATGGCAATGAAGTGAAAATTAAAGGTCCAAATGATGCAATAAACCTAGGTATAGGAATGGTTCATCAGCATTTTATGCTAGTACCAGCTTTAACGATTACTGAAAATATAGTAGTTGGTGCAGAACCACATAAGGGTCCTTTTTTTGATATGGATAAAGCTGTTAAAGAAGTAGAAGGTATGATCAAAAGGTTAGGGTTTAGTATGGATCCTAGACAAAAGGTAGAGGAAATATCAGTTGGTCAACAACAGCGGGTAGAGATACTTAAAGCTTTGTATCGTGGTGCAGATATTTTAATATTAGATGAGCCTACAGCTGTATTGACACCTCAAGAAGTTGATGAACTTTTTGAAATGCTAAAAGAATTAAGAAATAAAGGTAAGAGTGTAATAATCATTACCCATAAATTAAAGGAAACTATGGTGCTGGCAGACAGAATATCTGTTCTCCGTGATGGTCATCTAATACAAACTGATATAAAGCCTGCAGAAACAAAAGTAGATGAACTTGCAACTTTCATGGTTGGCCGTGAAGTAGAATTAGGTGTAAAAAGACGTGCAGAAAAAGTAGGAGATATAGCTTTTGAAGTAAAAAATTTAACAATCAAAGATCAAAATATATATAAACTTAAAGATATCAACCTAAGCATACATAGTGGCGAAATTCTAGGGATTGCTGGTATAGAGGGGAATGGTCAAACTGAATTGATAGAGGCCCTTACAGGATTATGTGAAGTTGATAGTATGGAAATGTTCCTAGGAGATAAAAAGATAGAAGGACACGCTATAGATTTTATACAACAAGGGATTGGACATATTCCAGAAGATAGAGGTCTAAGAGGGGCTGTGCATGATATGACAATCAAAGATAACCTAATTCTTGGTTATCATAGATTGAAAAAGTTTGTTAATAAAGGAATTTTTAAAACTAAAGAAATAAATTCTTATGCTGATAAGCTTAAAGAGGAATTTAAAATAAAATCTCCAAACTGTGATGTTCACTTAGGGTCCTTGTCAGGTGGAAATCAACAGAAGGTAATAATAGCCCGTGTATTTAGTCAGAATCCCCAACTAGTTATTGCTGCTCAGCCTACCCGAGGTGTTGATGTAGGCGCTATAGAATATATTCATCATAGGTTATTAGACTTGAGGGATCAAGGAAAAGCAATACTTTTGATATCAGCTGATTTAGATGAGGTAAGAACTTTAAGTGATAAAATTGCTGTTATCTATGAAGGGAAGATTGTTGAGAAAAGGGCTAGTGATGATTTCACAGAAGCGGAATTAGGTTTACTAATGACGGGAGACACCCTTAATATACATGAGGAGGGTAAATATGTCAGTAATTAG
- a CDS encoding ABC transporter permease, translating to MSVISKINNKTKNILSKVLNSKDVTISFISFLLALGISSIIIFLNGYSPIVVFNGIYQGSFGNARAFFQTLVQATPIIFTGLAFTVAFKAGLINIGAEGQLYMGAISAALVGVYISGLPMIIHISLALLAGIIAGGLWGALVGFLKVRFGSNEVITTIMLNFIAISFTSYLVNYPLKAEGSHVAQTERILPSATLVRLFSGSQITIAFIIAIVTAISIEYMLKKTLFGYEVRVVGLNPKAAETAGIKTKRILLYTMFLSGAIAGLAGATQILGVQRRFVDHFSAGFGFDGIAVAALAANNPLGVILSGILFGALRAGSMTLNRITNIPADIVGIIQSLVIIFVAAPLLVRQITNVSSKGKNNIKQKEE from the coding sequence ATGTCAGTAATTAGTAAGATAAACAATAAAACAAAGAACATCTTGTCTAAAGTTCTTAATTCTAAAGACGTAACTATTTCCTTTATATCTTTTCTTTTGGCTTTAGGAATAAGTTCTATAATAATTTTTTTAAATGGCTATTCGCCGATTGTTGTCTTTAATGGTATATATCAAGGTAGTTTTGGTAATGCACGAGCTTTTTTCCAAACACTGGTACAAGCTACACCTATTATATTCACAGGTCTTGCCTTCACAGTGGCTTTCAAAGCTGGATTAATTAATATAGGAGCAGAAGGACAACTTTATATGGGTGCCATTAGTGCGGCCCTAGTGGGGGTTTATATAAGTGGTCTTCCAATGATTATCCATATTTCCTTAGCGTTATTAGCAGGAATCATAGCTGGAGGGTTATGGGGGGCATTAGTTGGGTTTCTTAAAGTTAGATTTGGGTCTAACGAAGTGATAACAACTATCATGTTAAACTTTATAGCTATAAGTTTTACTAGTTATCTAGTAAATTATCCATTAAAGGCAGAAGGAAGCCATGTAGCCCAAACAGAACGAATATTACCTTCAGCAACTTTAGTTAGATTATTTTCTGGATCCCAGATTACTATAGCCTTCATCATAGCAATTGTAACTGCTATTTCAATAGAGTATATGCTTAAAAAAACATTATTTGGTTATGAAGTAAGAGTAGTAGGACTTAATCCAAAAGCAGCTGAAACTGCTGGTATAAAGACAAAACGGATTCTTTTATATACAATGTTCTTAAGTGGTGCTATAGCAGGTCTTGCAGGCGCTACTCAAATATTAGGAGTACAAAGAAGATTTGTTGATCACTTTTCAGCAGGGTTTGGCTTTGATGGTATTGCAGTTGCAGCTTTAGCAGCAAACAATCCTCTTGGTGTTATTTTATCGGGTATTTTATTTGGTGCATTGAGGGCTGGATCTATGACTTTAAATCGTATTACAAATATACCAGCAGATATAGTAGGGATAATCCAATCCCTTGTAATTATATTTGTTGCAGCCCCATTACTGGTACGCCAAATAACAAACGTATCTTCAAAAGGTAAAAATAACATTAAACAAAAGGAGGAATAG
- a CDS encoding ABC transporter permease has protein sequence MNIDNTISVIIASTIRMSIPLILAAVGGSFSARSGVMALGLEGMLLSGAFFATIGSYYTGNPWIGLLCGMIGGGVIAFFHGVLTTRYRVNHVISGIGLNLLVIASTTLFLQLVWDSRGNSPSTPRLPRITIPGLSDLPLIGGIFINQSILFFFTIAVVIISWIVMFKTTFGLRLRMVGENPQAASTVGINVKKVRYIAVIVCGLLAGAGGAYLSIDHLSLFVREMTAGRGYIAVVINILGRFNPLGIVGSGIIFGFADALQMTLQGGHIPNQIIQMIPYVVTLLVLTFGVQHIKGPAGMGKNID, from the coding sequence ATGAATATCGATAATACAATAAGCGTTATTATAGCCTCCACAATTCGTATGAGTATCCCACTTATCCTTGCTGCAGTAGGTGGTTCCTTCTCAGCCAGGAGTGGTGTCATGGCTTTAGGGCTTGAAGGGATGCTTTTATCTGGTGCTTTTTTTGCTACAATAGGTTCTTATTATACTGGAAATCCATGGATAGGACTATTATGTGGCATGATTGGAGGAGGCGTAATTGCGTTTTTTCATGGAGTGCTTACAACTCGTTATCGAGTAAATCATGTTATTAGTGGAATAGGATTAAATTTATTAGTAATAGCATCAACAACATTATTTTTACAATTGGTTTGGGACAGTAGAGGAAATTCTCCATCAACTCCTAGATTACCTAGGATTACGATTCCAGGATTATCAGATTTACCATTAATAGGAGGCATCTTTATTAATCAGTCCATTTTGTTCTTCTTTACTATAGCTGTTGTTATAATTTCTTGGATCGTTATGTTCAAAACAACATTTGGTCTAAGACTAAGGATGGTGGGGGAAAATCCACAGGCAGCCAGTACAGTAGGTATTAACGTTAAGAAAGTAAGGTATATAGCAGTTATAGTTTGTGGACTTTTAGCAGGTGCTGGAGGAGCTTATCTTTCCATAGATCATTTAAGTTTATTTGTTAGAGAAATGACTGCTGGTAGAGGCTACATAGCTGTTGTTATAAATATTCTTGGGAGATTTAATCCCCTTGGAATTGTCGGTAGTGGTATTATTTTTGGGTTTGCAGATGCTCTACAAATGACATTGCAAGGAGGACATATACCAAATCAAATAATTCAAATGATTCCGTATGTAGTAACATTACTAGTATTGACTTTTGGCGTTCAGCATATTAAAGGACCTGCTGGAATGGGAAAAAACATAGATTAA
- a CDS encoding CehA/McbA family metallohydrolase, protein MIKIDKISEIATLTDIHTSSSQYPDIAITSNDDIFITWQSYEDGKDVIRVRKDNRKNILTSGVVEGDIVSTEGQPLKPRITIYNNTAWLTWAEYIDNKWNIMVSNYSMNQWTEAISISDGEGELYPVLAKGAGNDLWLFWTSQEGSKSYILAKRYDGSEWSQTIKVSCNGKAYRPEAVVGGDGNLWVAYDEFNGKNYDVKCKYWDGYKFSEEIIISESDDWSTAPSLTPFGDGIVINWYDMGGSATFSYWTAEVFLKDTSIVKENVCKLCGAMDWYTTLDLATDKYGKVVFPYTWGQRRMHIRIKDNNNKWSDPVCFTPTERNFEIRPKCQVDSDNNLWVVWQNSEGNGHNQRNAKIVVRALEIDTIHELSDRTSEMHQDQFVLPISSEKSLDCHSKKEELSWRSKEETFSKYNIYWGDIHGQSSMSDGLGEIDQYYHIAKHKANLDFTALTDHDCFPDVISASEWALMKTYANIFNKPQDMVTFVALEWTPNEYKYDFGHKNIYFRDEDGPAIRSTEENGYNPDRLFNSLKGKKALAFPHHPSADWGMVSAATDWAYYNEEHQRLVEIFSRHAAFEYFKYESKYAKNIPQMPNHSVVDALNRGYRLGFTAGSDSHQMEHGIEGGIVAVYSEDLTRESIFDSLYDRRTFATTGARILMEFSINDSPMGSELTVGEEDKVKIKIRVLGTNNIEELRVVKNGTTFKSVSPNNEKVELELEDVVDKKTAWYYVAVKQVDDHRAWASPIWVDYKGE, encoded by the coding sequence ATGATTAAGATTGATAAAATAAGTGAAATAGCAACACTTACCGATATACACACATCTAGTTCACAGTATCCAGACATAGCTATAACATCCAATGATGATATATTTATTACATGGCAAAGTTATGAAGATGGGAAGGATGTTATAAGAGTAAGAAAAGATAATAGAAAAAACATACTGACAAGTGGTGTTGTGGAAGGAGATATAGTTTCAACAGAAGGACAACCCTTGAAACCTAGGATAACTATTTATAACAATACAGCATGGTTAACATGGGCAGAGTATATAGACAATAAATGGAATATCATGGTATCTAATTATAGCATGAATCAATGGACAGAAGCTATATCAATAAGTGACGGTGAAGGGGAATTATATCCTGTATTAGCAAAAGGGGCAGGAAATGATTTATGGTTATTTTGGACAAGTCAAGAAGGTTCTAAATCCTATATATTGGCTAAAAGATACGATGGATCAGAGTGGTCCCAAACAATAAAAGTATCTTGTAATGGTAAAGCATATCGACCAGAGGCGGTTGTTGGTGGAGATGGAAATTTATGGGTTGCATATGATGAATTTAATGGGAAAAATTATGATGTAAAATGTAAGTATTGGGATGGATATAAATTTAGTGAAGAAATTATTATAAGTGAAAGTGATGATTGGTCTACTGCCCCCTCATTAACCCCTTTTGGAGATGGAATAGTAATTAATTGGTATGATATGGGGGGATCTGCTACATTTTCCTATTGGACAGCAGAAGTATTTTTAAAGGATACTAGCATAGTGAAGGAAAATGTTTGTAAGTTATGTGGGGCAATGGATTGGTATACAACGTTGGATCTAGCAACTGATAAATATGGCAAAGTTGTATTTCCCTATACTTGGGGTCAACGAAGGATGCATATTAGAATAAAAGACAATAATAATAAATGGTCTGATCCAGTTTGTTTTACACCTACAGAGAGAAACTTTGAAATAAGACCGAAGTGTCAGGTTGACTCAGATAATAATTTATGGGTTGTATGGCAAAATTCAGAAGGTAATGGACATAATCAGCGAAATGCTAAAATTGTAGTAAGAGCCTTAGAAATTGATACAATACATGAATTAAGTGATAGAACTTCTGAAATGCATCAAGACCAGTTTGTTCTTCCTATATCCTCAGAGAAGTCATTAGATTGTCATTCAAAAAAGGAAGAGTTAAGCTGGAGAAGCAAAGAAGAAACATTTAGCAAATATAATATTTACTGGGGAGATATACATGGCCAAAGTAGCATGTCAGATGGTTTGGGAGAAATAGACCAATATTATCATATTGCTAAACATAAAGCCAATTTAGATTTTACAGCATTAACGGATCATGACTGCTTTCCTGATGTTATTTCAGCTTCCGAATGGGCTCTAATGAAGACTTATGCAAATATTTTTAATAAACCACAGGATATGGTGACTTTTGTAGCTTTAGAATGGACCCCAAATGAATACAAATACGATTTTGGCCACAAGAATATTTATTTTAGAGATGAAGATGGACCAGCAATTCGTTCAACTGAAGAAAATGGTTATAATCCCGATAGATTATTTAATTCACTAAAAGGTAAAAAGGCATTAGCTTTTCCACACCATCCATCGGCAGATTGGGGGATGGTTAGTGCTGCTACAGATTGGGCTTATTACAATGAAGAACATCAAAGATTGGTAGAGATATTTTCAAGGCATGCTGCATTTGAATATTTTAAATATGAATCCAAATACGCTAAAAATATTCCACAGATGCCAAACCACTCAGTAGTTGATGCACTAAACCGGGGGTACCGTCTTGGGTTTACTGCAGGTAGTGATTCACATCAAATGGAACATGGTATCGAAGGTGGAATAGTAGCAGTGTATTCGGAAGACTTAACAAGAGAATCAATATTTGATTCATTATATGATAGAAGAACATTTGCTACAACAGGAGCTAGAATACTTATGGAGTTCAGTATAAATGATAGTCCAATGGGTTCTGAATTAACTGTAGGTGAAGAAGATAAGGTTAAGATAAAGATACGTGTGCTTGGTACAAATAATATAGAGGAACTAAGAGTAGTTAAGAATGGCACTACATTCAAATCAGTAAGCCCAAATAATGAAAAGGTAGAATTGGAGTTAGAAGATGTAGTGGATAAGAAAACAGCATGGTATTATGTAGCTGTGAAACAAGTCGATGATCATAGAGCATGGGCTAGTCCTATTTGGGTTGATTATAAAGGTGAATAA
- the deoD gene encoding purine-nucleoside phosphorylase, which translates to MIPTPHIESKNKNEIAKTVLMPGDPLRAKFIADTFLTDVKQFNSVRNVLGYTGTYKGRRISVMASGMGMPSIGIYSYELYKFYDVENIIRIGSCGAYTPHVKLYDVILAKDVWSESSYAKVQGGYECDVIEGSPELNESLMKYANDLGIPMHIERIHSSDVFYRENFEEYKEIYEKHGCVAVEMEAFALFHNAKVLKKKASCLLTVSDNLATQQVTTSEERQNAFTNMMKIALEMAE; encoded by the coding sequence ATGATACCAACGCCACATATAGAATCAAAAAATAAGAATGAAATTGCAAAAACCGTTTTAATGCCGGGTGATCCCCTGCGGGCAAAGTTTATAGCAGATACATTTTTAACAGATGTAAAACAGTTTAATAGTGTTCGAAATGTTTTAGGGTATACGGGAACCTACAAAGGAAGAAGGATTTCCGTTATGGCCAGTGGTATGGGAATGCCTAGCATAGGAATTTATTCCTATGAGCTTTATAAGTTTTATGACGTAGAAAACATTATTCGAATTGGATCTTGTGGAGCCTATACTCCACATGTAAAGCTGTATGATGTAATCTTGGCAAAGGATGTCTGGAGTGAATCTAGCTATGCTAAAGTACAAGGTGGTTATGAATGTGATGTCATTGAAGGCTCTCCGGAATTAAACGAAAGCCTTATGAAATATGCAAATGATTTAGGAATACCGATGCATATAGAAAGAATACATTCTTCTGATGTGTTTTATAGAGAAAACTTTGAAGAATATAAGGAAATTTATGAAAAACATGGTTGTGTAGCTGTAGAAATGGAGGCTTTTGCCCTTTTCCATAATGCAAAGGTACTTAAGAAAAAGGCATCATGCTTACTTACTGTGTCTGACAATCTAGCAACTCAACAAGTAACAACTTCTGAAGAAAGACAAAATGCATTTACCAATATGATGAAGATTGCTTTAGAAATGGCAGAGTAG
- the accB gene encoding acetyl-CoA carboxylase biotin carboxyl carrier protein: protein MDVKDIKDLILTIDKTSIESVEIEKSDIILRINKGLTNANKLNIEKLRDGTISKDLMETDDSNPKMDKQEDSSAVTDDENIYIVKSPMVGTFYAAPSPESLPFVKVGDKVEKGQTLCIVEAMKMMNEIKSQSAGEIIEILSEDEEIIEYGQPLIRIRR, encoded by the coding sequence ATGGATGTAAAGGACATTAAAGATTTGATATTAACAATAGATAAAACAAGTATAGAGAGTGTAGAAATAGAAAAAAGTGATATTATATTAAGGATCAACAAAGGGTTGACAAATGCAAATAAATTAAACATAGAAAAACTTAGAGACGGTACAATATCTAAAGATTTGATGGAGACTGATGATTCAAATCCTAAAATGGATAAACAGGAAGATAGTAGTGCTGTCACTGATGATGAAAATATATATATAGTAAAATCTCCTATGGTAGGAACCTTTTATGCAGCACCAAGTCCAGAGTCACTACCTTTTGTCAAAGTAGGAGATAAGGTGGAAAAAGGTCAAACTTTATGTATCGTTGAGGCTATGAAAATGATGAATGAAATAAAATCCCAGTCAGCAGGCGAGATTATCGAAATATTATCGGAAGATGAAGAGATAATTGAATATGGACAACCTTTAATTAGGATCAGGAGGTAG